Genomic DNA from Chaetodon trifascialis isolate fChaTrf1 chromosome 19, fChaTrf1.hap1, whole genome shotgun sequence:
TTGGTTAGGAGGAGAATTTCCATTCTTTATGTTAAGCTTTGTGTTGTATCCCATAAGCTTCACGTTTCAGGGGAACACGTGTGTGCATATTGGACTTTGCCGTGGACACTGTGGCTCACTGAGGCATGCTGACATACCAGCCAGGCTTCCAGTATACTTAAAGTATgtaacatgtgtgtgtgcttagaAGTAAGGAATTTGTCTGGTAACTGTGCAGCATATGAAACAAACAGTCAACCGTCAGTGAAGTTTAACATGTGTGACAGCTGGTTTACATGAAGAGGTTGACTTGGATAAATGCGTCATATAATCATCAATTTGCCCATCATTATCCATCTTAACCCAATTAAAGCTGTGGGATGTATGGTAGGTCAAAACTGAACTTGAACCAGGTTGCAAAAAGCTTCCTTTAATCGTGAGCTCTTGTGCGCATAATGGTGTTTCTGAGCATGTTTGGCGTACCAGAGCCAAGAGTTTTGAGCGTGGAGCGGTCGTATTTGTGAACCCAGTGGTCGCCGTACTTCAGCAGCAGGCGGATCGCTGTGGGAGCCCCGTAAAACTGGTTTATTTTAAGTCTCTGAACCATCTCCCAGTACCTCCCTGTGAAGACAACATGTGTAAGTTAGCATGGTCCAAAGAGAAGGCTGAAAATCCGAAATCAGAAACTGGAGATTAgactgaagctgcagcctgacGAACAGATTTGAAACCCTTCGCAGTGTTGCTGTGAACAGTTTCTCCTTGACAATAACAAGGTGTGTGTACTGACATGTATGATAACTGTGTCTTGACTCCTGTTTGTACCAGAGTCTAATTTTAGAGTGGACGGGCCAAGTTCGAGTTCAAATGTAAACAGTTATTCATAGACagagacacaagcacacagagcTCCCAGCGGAGGACGAAACACTGAGAGGATGTGTGCTAACACACTTTACTCAGAACATCAGATTttttaacatccatccatccattttctataccgcctatccctttcggggttgcggggggctggagcctatcccagctgtcaacgggcgacaggtggggtacaccctggaccggtcgccagccgatcgcagggcaacacacaagacaaaacaaccattcacgctcacacctggGAGCAATTTTAGAAGGGCCtcgcccagggatcgaaccagcgaccttcttactgtgaggcacgcgcactacctgctgccccaccgtgccgccccttTTATGAACATAACAAAGAttaataatgtgttcatttgttggTGTTCATACCTGGGTCAGGGTAAATAGGAGTGCTCTCAAACAGGACAGTGGTTCCCCCATTGGCCAGGGGCCCATAGACACTGTAACTGTGTCCTGTTATCCAACCGATGTCTGCCACACAGCCGAACACGTCTCCATCATGATAGCTGAAGACATACTGGTGATGAGAGGGAAGAttggcaaggcaaggcaaatttatttgtatagcacaattcatacactcGGCAatgcaaagtgctttacagaagcataaaaatacattaaaatcacacatttcaaagaaagaaagaaagaaagagagtagaagagaatagaaaaataaaaataaaatacaattaaaggaaaattaaaaacagaagccagtaaaagacaataatttagcatttaaggCATTTAATTGATGGCACAATTGAGCAAAAGGAGAGGTATGATATTTAGTTTCCTTGTATGCTCCCAAATAACCAATTTGAAGGGACGGTTGTCGTTTTTAAAGTGGGGTTGTATGACATACTTATCCCTAGTCAGTATATTAACTACAGTAGATGGCAGCTGGCACACctccagtttggagaagcagcagaaatgcCCGGGCAGAAGCTAAGCAATGCATTGCTGTAGACTGGCAGTGGCAGAAAAATGTACTATAGCTACCTAAAAAAAAGGCCCACCTGTGAGAAAAGCAGTTATTTTACCTTGCAGCAAGTCCTGAGGTCATACATAGAAGGTTAAATTACTGTTTTCGTCAAAGGAGTCTAGTGGTTTTGGAGAGTACAATATAATGGCTTCAATTCCCACTGGAAAGCaatgaaaatattctaaaaataGCATACAGATGGTCAAACGCTGGATCATACTTTGCTCACTCACTTTGCTAGGATACAGTAACTATACACTGTTTGATATAGACACCACAGGTCGTGCTTGATGTTTACCCGGTGTGTGAGTGCAGCATACAGCAGGTATCCAGCCTGAGTGTGGACGAGTCCTTTGGGCTTTCCTGTGCTGCCGGATGTGTAAAGCAGGAACAGAACGTCTTCACTGTCCATGATGGCCGGCTCACACACCACGTCCTCCTTCAGCATCTCCTGCACACAACAATGAATTATAGAGATTATGTGATAAAAGCCACATGTAGTCAACGCAGCATAGTAATAAGACAGTGTGCAACACATGCAATATAACAATTTAAGATGCAAGGAAAGAAAGTGACATCTTAAAAGGCATATAAGGTGCAAGATGAGTGCTGTTCTGGAGCTTCCAATCACATCAGCAGATGACACTTGCCTAGTTGTCAAAGTGTGGAGGTATGGGTGTTTAAACTGTCATTTTTGTGATATGGtagaaagctccagaacagctccTGACGGACCTGGTGTTGAGACTGCAGTGCCCTGCTGTTGACATTAACATCTTAATCTCGCTCACCTCCTCCATGAGGACATCCCTGGCTGTCATGACGACCGGATGCTCTGTTCTCATAGCAACGAACACCTGCTGCACTGTCGGGCAGCTGTGAACAGCTGTATCCACCGTCTTCTTCAGCTCGATGACTCTACCCCCTCTGACGCCCTGGTTCACCGTGATGATGGTGCTGGACTGAGCTGAAAATGTGATGTTGGAATCAGACTGATGgcgtgttttgttttgtttttttaattgactgcACTGTTGTTACGGCAGCTTTTACTTACAGTGTGACACCATGGAGAAGGACATGCTAAAGGTAAAGAATAGGTAATAGGTAATTTAACCTAACTGTGTTGATCATCTTGACTATTACAACTCCCTTTTCACCTGTCTTAGCAAGACATTCCTAAAGCTCGTGACCGAGTCCTCCTAAAGGTCTCGTGACACCAAACCCCAATGTCTTTACACTAGCTTCCGCTAAAATTCAGAGACCAGTTCAAGATCCTTCATTCCTTGgccagtaaaaccaaaacaatgagcagaaaaacactaaaatacccagagaggaagcagagtcaggtgataattccTTGTGCAACACCCCTCACAGTACATATAGTTTTTTGACCcattattaattaaaaatccTGATTTCCAGACTCACTCTAACACCTGGATCTCGTCATCAGTTCTCACTGTCTCACCATCTCTGATTCGCTCTGCGAGGGCCTCAGCGCTGAAGCCCGCAAACACCATGTTGTGTGCTGCACCGATACGAGCACAGGCCAACATGGACGCCACGGCCAGAGGGCAAGGAGGCATGTAGATGGTGACACAGTCCCCCTTCTTCACGCCCCGCCGCTTCAACAGGTTGCCCAAGCGACACGTCATCTCCAGTAACTGCCTGTAGAGAGATATCAATGAACCACAACACCCTACGCAGgtgaaaggaggagaaacacacacacaatacatccAAGCTGCTGACCTGTAGGtgactttgacctctgaccccggtTCATCTCTCTCCCAGATCAGGGCCACCCTCTCAGGACAGGTGTGCACATGGCGGTCCAGGCAGTTCACTACAGAAGCCACATACACAGATAGAAAATGTCACATCAGCTGCACCACTTATCGCCACATCAGCACGGTGCGTTCAAGGTATTCTTTGACTAGATATGCTGATAGTGACTGGTTTGTATGTTGATGCCTTCGCTGTCTCTGGACCTCAAAAACAGCCCACCGCTTCTGATTATGAAAGGAATCAATCAGTTTGTCCTAACGACCAAATCTATTTAAATCCACTTAGGCTACAGGTCGTATCTTGATGAAATGTTAAGGTAATCTTACCGGACACATTCAGCTTTCCTCCCTCAAACCACTTAATCTTGCCCCGGCTCAGATCACAGTCCTGGACCGTGTGGAAAGGACTGATCCAGCTGAGCCTCTGGCGCGCCGCAGCGGCCCAGAAGCTGTCACTGTTGGACACGGAAAAGTCCTGCAGCGCCGAGTGGTCCGACACCCCCTGAAACCCCGCAGCCTCCGGCATGAACGCGGCCACGTTACATCTCCCTCGACCCAAGGCATGGAAATAAGACCTGAAGAAACGACGACTGAGCGACGAAGCGACGCACTTTGAAGCGCATCCGCAGCTCAGCCACATGATCGGTCTTCTGTGCTTCACTGTTTGCAAAGGTTTTCCGCCTCAGACAAGAACCTACGTTGTTCGAGCAATTTTGAAACTTACCTTGCTCAGCTAAATGTAAAAGGGAAACTTCGGATTGTCGAGAGAGGAAGGGCTGGAAGAGGGCGGTACGTAACATGCGCCGACCCATTCTGCTTTTCCTGAAAAGCAGGCCGaggaaagctgcagctgcatttcAACATCTGTTGCCAGAAGAAAATGTCCCTTTGTGCAACATGCAGAATTTTGAGGTTGAAAGATCCCCTATAGAAAACACCCAGTTTTGATAATTACGTGTTATTATATgatctgggtttttttttttcttcacaaaaaAGTTTGATTGCCGGAATAAGCaattctgatttcatttttttttaaagtgagcACAAAGAAACTTTCTCCCTTCAGCCCATGCATGAGAAAACAGTCTTCTAGTGTCAAGaaacaacaagcaaaacacatttcagagggGACCGGTGGGGCTTCAAATATCAGTAACGTTTAATTATAGGCTACAGATACATTtatacagagacaaacacagataatCACATAGTGGTACAGCGTGAGCTATTGGACATTATTTTCAGTATGTACATCACAAATGTTGGAACAGCTGAACAAAAAAGATTCAGGCTTTTCACAGGACTTGATAGACCCAACTGAGATTAGTCATCacatggaggtcagaggtcacagtcaCCTCATTATTAGcacctctgcagcagacacagtacATGGGTCAGTTGTTGAAAGGAGGCTCGCTTCCAAAGCCATCTTTATCCAGACTGTTGCATAAAGTTAGCTGCCATGTCGGACAACTGTTAAtctatttttaatgaaaataaatatatatttttaatgcagCTCCATTTCCAAAATATCTGCCATAAGTGTTAGGAAACTGTGCTTCATCCTCCTTCAGTCTGTCCTACAGGAGGTGGCATGTAAAGGTGTTAGTTTGGAGTGAGCTGTACAAATATTTTAGA
This window encodes:
- the LOC139347691 gene encoding acetyl-coenzyme A synthetase 2-like, mitochondrial, encoding MWLSCGCASKCVASSLSRRFFRSYFHALGRGRCNVAAFMPEAAGFQGVSDHSALQDFSVSNSDSFWAAAARQRLSWISPFHTVQDCDLSRGKIKWFEGGKLNVSVNCLDRHVHTCPERVALIWERDEPGSEVKVTYRQLLEMTCRLGNLLKRRGVKKGDCVTIYMPPCPLAVASMLACARIGAAHNMVFAGFSAEALAERIRDAQSSTIITVNQGVRGGRVIELKKTVDTAVHSCPTVQQVFVAMRTEHPVVMTARDVLMEEEMLKEDVVCEPAIMDSEDVLFLLYTSGSTGKPKGLVHTQAGYLLYAALTHRYVFSYHDGDVFGCVADIGWITGHSYSVYGPLANGGTTVLFESTPIYPDPGRYWEMVQRLKINQFYGAPTAIRLLLKYGDHWVHKYDRSTLKTLGSVGEPINTEAWEWYHRVVGDGRCPVVDTWWQTETGGICITPRPSDPDAEIVPGMAMRPFFGIKPVLMDTEGKVLSSNHTSGALCISQPWPGMARTIHNNHQRFIETYCQPHPGYFFTGDGAYRSKEGYYQITGRLDDVINVSGHRIGTAEIEDVLNQCSAVAESAVIGYSHDIKGQGVYAFVVLKMSEDVEEADLSLQLNDMVSKKIAKYACPDCIQLVRRLPKTRSGKIMRRVLRKVVERDLNGLGDLSTLDDPAAVQEIIQGHRELSSKQQQQP